Proteins from a genomic interval of Schistocerca piceifrons isolate TAMUIC-IGC-003096 chromosome 3, iqSchPice1.1, whole genome shotgun sequence:
- the LOC124788428 gene encoding mucin-5AC-like — MMPGLSHDVEQKLEKTIDMCASKRSEELVSEQQAKSNQAQRQAEKNESTDDVKPTSSQVNEKENDGVLETAKGDCHNLFGSCHCSGSEFAGDLFASLNVPTGHCSESISPTAQFLLSFPLVSGGSRAVDNVPDDSGVGQGAPSLLQIGVSEQSRSVGTQTPTNNRFSFTYESCGPVNKRAVETSPIKMPYGTSDSFHTNFTLPEPCLASLPFDKTFDHNKTFQYTNLSKHPITSRETCHLPVSIPSGICSSQQSNNITVNLMQSDTLGSGIHKVNNCGSDLFKTPLPALSVQSISQNLQSTTSVSQVSVTTSAGRFSGNNQSVASMQNLPVNSFSCTDFTALPVPQISSFAEDVKSTTMSSFSMANSSSNFGILSWSTIPPVAAASNISHNENFTSLRNSSDVFLPNISPPTTKIGIDINSAKNCGRSSSVCKTGQQQLKDCASEVLRHSQGIGPAYSFPITNETGQETVSSRGVINSLMPSSVQNNTLQQSSYKMSLPNNQSELGSDTSKGDYGNYRAAVSVGSESYKKFPLPQSNTYKLMTSHAEVVSHTSESQNYKQTSSPVPQNSYSVASSSVCGEAFSRTPLLHDKFKPQSSSQFDLYHSAPGIVRSDVYRTSQESHAADIPPLDQCGHFKPDFHANQKEQFKQNIVTEKPSNGKHLITSDGVNSYNANVASSFKQDSYRFLAASSHCEQASKPGPACLSLDNYKSALRSNKVENYRKVQHSYQPEIYKRGPTSVACETHKSTPSSVQYNSCKPASSMPGEGTLSTNTHSRAPVNWMTTPDTRCSTQQISSLFFPPATSSQMQTQNNTPLPSSALFPSQCGHVNGQTATATTLFTSVPSQTSQPVILPPVTSSLFPPVTCNHRETASSTHSLFPPPVSSGTYNTNGNSMTSNIFTPASSRASSFPQVQSSLFPATTITTGNQSSLLFQSTTSNLLGQDNVSIPPMLLTTSASHVGQSGSSLAPLLTSVAARGSNQSSVGVPSINTMSVTHQNSTDRPLTGIPPALLPTSSDTCGKSLSLQPPLPSTVKPVSGGTHLGTLPPNTASHLFSRDAGNSFCSGTIFQSFPSSGPTVHDSSPSVLLMSGSNVMGDAASSSLFCPPHVTATNSDFSSGSAPFFSSSLIPTASSVATIPGQNNSCLPSSVPSTLLSTHTSSGNRQRDLNLFPGPPLPPTQHSYCRPSGPTFPGLQESGGASSSAATPPRPCFLSVSQLVEGSGSGKIGATRNSRRRSRRPPPPWVSGSSAPGNLYQNVSHSQQSLAQPSSNKTVQQLCGRQPRPRVIPSSSSELVDLGGLLGSPLLAEDQPPTSQRPSSPPTSVNSLTNFNLSTIFPEIDKQQQQQQSAAGYPKSTTMVPDTQQREFPHPPSTFGNVVMSPAQICRMQWP, encoded by the exons ATGATGCCTGGTTTGTCCCATGATGTGGAACAAAAACTGGAAAAGACTATTGATATGTGTGCAAGTAAAAGAAGTGAAGAATTAGTTTCTGAGCAACAGGCAAAGTCAAACCAGGCACAAAGGCAGGCTGAAAAAAATGAAAGCACTGATGATGTAAAGCCCACAAGTTCACAAGTAAATGAAAAGGAAAATGATGGAGTTTTAGAAACTGCTAAGGGAGACTGTCATAATCTCTTTGGAAGCTGTCACTGTAGTGGCTCTGAATTTGCAGGTGATCTGTTTGCATCTTTGAATGTTCCTACTGGTCATTGCTCTGAATCAATTTCACCAACAGCTCAGTTTTTATTGTCATTTCCTCTTGTGTCAGGGGGATCAAGAGCAGTCGATAATGTCCCAGATGACAGTGGTGTTGGACAGGGTGCACCATCATTACTGCAGATTGGGGTGTCTGAGCAAAGCAGGAGTGTTGGAACTCAA ACACCCACTAATAACCGTTTCTCTTTTACATATGAATCGTGTGGACCTGTAAATAAGAGAGCTGTTGAAACGAGCCCCATCAAAATGCCATATGGCACATCTGACAGTTTTCATACAAATTTCACCCTTCCTGAGCCTTGTTTAGCATCTTTGCCATTTGATAAAACGTTCGATCACAACAAAACTTTCCAGTACACAAATCTCTCAAAACATCCCATTACAAGCAGAGAGACGTGCCATTTACCTGTCAGTATTCCATCAGGTATTTGTTCATCACAGCAGTCAAATAATATTACTGTAAATTTGATGCAGTCAGATACTCTGGGCTCAGGAATTCATAAGGTGAACAATTGTGGCAGTGACTTATTCAAAACACCGCTGCCTGCACTTTCTGTTCAaagcatttctcaaaatttgcagagtACCACCAGTGTTAGTCAGGTTTCTGTGACCACCAGTGCAGGAAGATTCAGTGGCAATAACCAGTCAGTAGCAAGTATGCAGAATTTACCAGTGAACAGCTTCAGTTGTACAGATTTCACTGCATTGCCAGTTCCTCAGATATCGTCATTTGCAGAAGACGTAAAATCTACAACCATGTCATCCTTCTCGATGGCCAACAGCTCCTCAAACTTTGGAATTCTGTCATGGAGTACAATCCCACCAGTGGCTGCTGCATCAAATATTTCCCACAATGAGAATTTTACAAGTTTGCGAAACTCCTCAGATGTATTTTTGCCAAATATCTCTCCTCCTACAACAAAGATTGGCATTGACATCAACAGTGCCAAGAATTGTGGGCGAAGTTCATCTGTATGCAAAACAGGGCAGCAACAACTAAAGGACTGTGCATCTGAAGTATTGAGACATTCTCAAGGGATTGGTCCAGCTTATTCATTTCCTATTACAAATGAAACAGGCCAAGAAACAGTGTCATCTCGAGGTGTAATTAATTCTTTAATGCCTTCATCTGTTCAGAACAACACTTTGCAACAGAGCTCATACAAGATGTCGTTGCCAAACAATCAGAGTGAGTTGGGCAGTGATACATCGAAAGGTGATTATGGTAATTACAGAGCAGCAGTGTCAGTTGGCTCTGAATCGTATAAAAAATTTCCTCTACCTCAAAGTAATACTTACAAGTTAATGACGTCACATGCAGAGGTAGTATCACACACcagtgaaagtcaaaattacaaacaaacatcaagcCCTGTGCCTCAGAACAGTTACAGTGTAGCATCATCATCTGTGTGTGGTGAAGCATTTAGTCGAACACCATTATTGCATGATAAATTCAAGCCTCAGTCGTCATCGCAGTTTGATTTGTATCACTCGGCACCAGGAATTGTACGAAGTGATGTCTACAGGACGAGCCAGGAGAGTCATGCGGCTGATATTCCACCTTTGGATCAGTGTGGCCATTTTAAGCCAGACTTTCATGCAAATCAAAAGGAACAATTCAAACAAAATATAGTCACAGAAAAACCTAGCAATGGCAAACATTTAATTACATCAGATGGAGTCAATAGCTATAATGCAAATGTGGCTTCGTCATTCAAGCAAGATAGTTACAGATTCTTAgctgcttcctctcattgtgagCAGGCTTCTAAGCCTGGACCAGCTTGTCTCAGTCTTGACAATTACAAGTCAGCTCTGAGATCAAACAAGGTTGAGAATTACAGAAAAGTTCAACATTCTTATCAGCCAGAGATCTACAAGAGAGGACCGACATCAGTGGCCTGTGAAACCCACAAGTCTACCCCAAGTTCTGTTCAGTACAACAGCTGCAAACCAGCATCAAGTATGCCTGGAGAAGGCACCCTCTCAACAAACACTCACTCAAGGGCTCCTGTAAATTGGATGACTACACCTGATACACGTTGCAGTACGCAGCAGATATCTTCATTATTCTTCCCACCTGCTACATCCAGTCAAATGCAAACACAGAATAATACACCTCTTCCATCATCAGCACTTTTCCCATCACAGTGTGGCCATGTGAATGGCCAAACAGCTACAGCAACAACATTATTTACGTCCGTTCCTAGTCAGACGAGTCAGCCTGTTATATTACCACCTGTAACCTCATCCCTATTCCCTCCAGTAACTTGTAATCACAGAGAAACTGCTAGTAGCACACACAGTTTATTCCCTCCTCCTGTGTCCAGTGGCACTTACAATACCAATGGAAATTCTATGACATCAAACATTTTCACTCCAGCTTCGAGTCGTGCTAGCAGTTTCCCTCAGGTGCAATCTTCTCTTTTTCCTGCCACCACTATTACTACAGGCAACCAATCATCTTTGTTGTTTCAATCCACTACAAGCAATCTGTTGGGACAGGATAATGTCAGTATACCACCAATGCTCTTGACAACTTCTGCCAGTCATGTAGGCCAGAGTGGAAGTAGCTTGGCACCTCTTCTTACGTCCGTCGCTGCCCGTGGttcaaaccagtcttctgttgGCGTACCATCCATTAATACGATGTCTGTAACTCACCAGAATTCCACTGATCGGCCACTTACCGGCATTCCACCAGCACTTCTCCCGACATCTTCTGATACCTGTGGTAAATCTCTTAGCTTGCAGCCACCATTACCGTCAACAGTAAAACCGGTCTCAGGAGGCACGCATTTAGGTACCTTGCCTCCGAACACTGCTTCACATTTATTTTCACGTGATGCCGGTAACAGCTTTTGCTCTGGAACAATATTTCAATCATTTCCATCATCAGGACCTACTGTCCATGACAGTTCACCATCAGTTTTATTGATGTCTGGTTCCAACGTCATGGGAGATGCAGCTTCATCATCACTCTTCTGTCCGCCCCATGTGACAGCAACCAACAGTGATTTCTCATCAGGCTCAGCACCATTCTTCTCGTCATCACTAATTCCTACTGCGTCATCAGTGGCCACCATACCAG GTCAGAATAACAGTTGTCTGCCCTCTTCTGTACCCTCAACATTGCTGTCAACTCACACTTCATCAGGCAATAGGCAACGAGACTTAAACCTATTCCCTGGGCCACCACTGCCACCAACTCAGCACAGCTACTGCCGTCCATCCGGTCCGACTTTTCCCGGTCTACAAGAATCTGGTGGTGCTAGCTCATCTGCTGCCACACCTCCAAGACCTTGCTTTCTGTCTGTCAGCCAGTTGGTGGAAGGAAGTGGTAGTGGAAAAATTGGGGCGACTCGGAACTCAAGGCGCCGCTCTCGTCGACCTCCGCCACCCTGGGTGTCTGGCTCGTCTGCCCCGGGGAACTTGTATCAGAATGTTTCACACTCCCAGCAGTCACTGGCTCAGCCATCAAGTAACAAAACAGTACAGCAATTATGTGGGCGCCAGCCCAGGCCACGAGTCATTCCGTCTTCATCATCAGAGCTTGTGGACCTGGGCGGCCTCTTGGGTTCGCCGTTGCTCGCTGAAGATCAGCCGCCGACCAGTCAGCGCCCTTCCTCACCGCCGACATCTGTCAACTCTCTGACAAATTTTAACCTCAGTACAATATTTCCTGAGATAGACAAG